In the genome of Orcinus orca chromosome 13, mOrcOrc1.1, whole genome shotgun sequence, the window ttccatcttgttccattgatctatgttcctgtttctgtgccagtaccatattgtcttgattactgtagctttgtagtatagtctgaagtcagggagtctgattcctccagctcagtttttttcccgtaagactgctttggctatcggggtcttttgtgtctccatacagatttgaagattttttgttctagttctgtaaaatatgccattggtaatttgatggggattgcattgaatctgtagattgctttgggtactatagtcattttcacaatattgattcttccaatccaagaacatggtatatctctccatctgtttatatcgtttttaatttctttcatcagtgtcttataattttctgcacacaggtcttttgtctccctaggtattttactctttttgttgcaatggtaaatgcaagtgtttccttaatttctcttccagatgtttcatcattagtgtataggaatccaagagatttctgcgcattaattttgtgtcctgcaactttaccaaattcattgattagctctagtagttttctggtaacatctttagggttctctatatatagtatcatgtcatctgcaaacagtgacagttatacttcttcttttccaatttgtattccttttatttctttttcttctctgattgctgtggctaggacttccaaaactatgttgaataatagtggtgagagtggacatccttgtcttgttcgtgatcttagaggaaatgctttcagtttttcaccattgagaatgatgtttgctgtgggtttgttgtatattgcctttattatgttaaggtaggttccctctctgcacactttctggagagtttttatcataaatgggtgttgaattttgtcgaaagctttttctgtatctattgagatgatcatatggtttttcttcttcaatttgttaatatcacaAATTGGCATTTggatcacactgattgatttgcgtatattgaagaatccttgcatccctgggataaatccctcttgatcatggtgtatgatccttttcatgtgttgttggattctgtttgctagtatttgttgaggatttttgcatctatattcatcagtgatattggcctctaattttctttttttgtagtatctttgtctggttttggtatcagagtgatggtggcctcatagaatgagtttgggaatgttccttcctctgcaatgttttggaagagtttgagaaggatgggtgttagctcttctctacatgtttgatagaattcacctgtgaagcaatctggtcctggactgttgtgtgttggaagatttttaatcacagtttcaatttcattacttgtgattggtctgttcatatttctgtttcttcctggttcagtcttagaagcttatacctttctaagaatttgtccatttcttccaggttgtccattttattggcatagagttgcttgtagtagtctcttaggatgctttgtatttcagcGGTGTCTGTtaaaacttctcctttttcatttctaattttattgatttgcatcctctccctctttttcttgaatctggctaatggtttatcaagttcatcttctcaaagaaccagcttttggttttattgatctttgctattgttttctttgtttctatttcatttatttctgctctgatctttatgatttctttccttctgcttactttaggttttatttgttcttctttctctagttcctttaggtgtaacgttaaatttttttgaggtttttcttgtttcttgaggtaggcttgtatagctataaacttccctcttagaactgcttttgctgcatcccataggttttggatcgtcatgttttcagtgtcatttttctctaggaattttctgacttcctctttggtttcttcagtgatctcttggttatttagtaaggtattgcttagcctccatgtgtttgtgttttttacgtttttttccctgtaattcatttgtaatctcatagcgttgtggtcagaaaacatgcttgatatgatttcaattttcttaaatttactgaggcttgatttgtgacccaagatgtgatctgtcctggagaatgttccatgcacacttgagaagaaagtgtaatctgctgtttttggatggaatgtcctataaatatcaattaaatctatctggtctattgtgtcatttaaagcttctgcttccttatttattttcattttggatgatctttccattggtgttaggtgttaaagtcccccactattattgtgttactgtcgatttcctcttttatagctgttaacagatgccctatgtattgtggtgctatgttgggtgcatatatatttataattgttatatcttcttcttggattgatcccttgatcattatgtagtgtccttccttgtctcttgtaacattctttattttaaaatctattttatgtgatatgagtattgctgctccagctttcttttgatttccatttgcacagaatatctttttccatcccctcactttcagtctgtatgtgtccctaggtctgaagtgggtcccttgtagacagcatatatatgggtcttgtttttgtatccattcaatgagcctgtgtcttttggttggagcatttaatccattcacgtttaaggtaattatcgatatgtatgttcctatgaccattttcttaattgttttgggtttgtttttgtaggtccttttcttctcttgtgtttcccacttagagaagttcctatagcggttgttgtaaagctggtttggtggtgctgatttctcttagcttttgcttgtctgtaaagcttttgattcctccactgaacctgaatgagatccttgctgggtagagtaatcttggttgtaggttcttccctttcaccactttaagtgtatcatgccactcccttctggcttgtagagtttctgctgagaaatcagctgttaaccttatgggagttcccttgtatattatttgtcatttttcccttgctgctttcagtaatttttctttgtctttaatttttgccaatttgattactatgtgtctcggcgtgtttctccttgggtttatcctgtatgggactccctgcgcttcctggacttgagtggctatttcctttcccacgttagggaagtttttaactataatctctttaaatatttcctctggtcctttctctctctcttctccttctgggacccctataatgcaaatgttgttgcgtttaatgttgtcccagaggtctgttaggctgtcttcatttattttcattcttttttgttttctctgttccgcagcagtgaatttcaccattctgtcttccaggtcacttatccgttcttctgcctcagttattctgctattgcttccttctagtgtagttttcatttcagttattgtattgttcatctctgtttgttctttaattcttctaggtctttgttaaacatttcttgcatcttctcgatctttgcctccattctttttccaaggtcctggatcatcttcactatcattattctgaattctttttctggaaggtttcctatctccacttcatttagttgtttttctggggctttatcttgttccttcatccctctgccttttcatcttgtctctctttctgtgaatgtggtttttgttccaccagctgcaggactgtagttcttcttgcttctgctgtctgccctctggttgaTGTGGCTATCtatgaggcttgtgcaagtttcctgatgggagggactggtggtgggtagcgCTCCatatgtagctttttaaaaataatttttctcaactTGCAGATTAAAcacattaattaaagaaaaataaactggtaCTTCTACCTTGAAGAATAGTTAAAGTTGGACTTGTGAATCATTTTGATCAAGCTGACTTTAAGTACCTGTCAGTACTTAAACTACTATCAAGAAGAAGATGAGAACTGAATTCCATCTCTAATCTTTCAATACATCACTTCAAATAAAATGCAGATTAAGTTTAAGATAAATTTTTCCTCCTCTCAGAATGGCAGGGTTCACAACATCCACAAAGAGTCTGGCAATACTTTCGCAGTAAGTAtccaagaggaaggggagaagaaggCTTTGCAGTTAAATGTTAATTAACCCAGCATACCAGGTATCATGCAAGGAGCTGGAAACCCCAAGTAACAAAAGCATAGTTTATTTTCCCTCCATTTAAATGAAGAACcataggaaaaagaacaaattttagCCATAAAAGTGCTATAATGGAGGACTGAATAAAACACAAgaccacagaagaggaaaccctGATCTCTTCCGTGGGTAATCCATTAGAAGTCATGGCTCATTTGCAAAGGAAGTGACACTGGAAGCATATCTTCAAGCATACACATGTTGACCTTCTATTAGTTCATCAGAtatagggagggaggggagaagacaaCAGAGGAAGAGGCAAAACAGTATATTCAAAGGCAAGGAGGTTGGAAAGAATGTGGTACTTTTCTGAAACTCTTAAGTTGTTCAAAATAGCTGGGATCAAGGGAATGGTGATGAGAGATGAAGCTGAAGGTAGATCacaaatggtcttttttttttttttttttttttaatcttttggccatgccacatggcatgtgagaccttacttccctgaccagggattgacctgtgccccctgcattggcagcgtggagtcttgaccactggactgccagggaagtccccacaaatGGTCTTGACTCTCCTTTGATAATATCATTGTATGAGCAATGATTTTATCCTGAGGTATAGATCATGTTAACTaccaaaagattaaataaataatcaaatgttCACTTCAGAAAGAACATTTTATCAGCTGTGTGGGAGGAATTAGAAAGAAGATGCATGAGGACATTAGTTTCTGGTCTTAGAAAATGATGGGGTCCTGAACTAATGACAGGACAGAGTTGAAAAGCAGTCAGTGGATAACACTGATAGCACTGAGTAAATGATTAGAGTTAGAGATGAATTAAGAGATGGATAAGAAAAATGACTCACGTTTCTGACTTGGACAACTGGGTAGAGAACACTGCTTTGAAAGCAATGGGGAAGACTACAAAAGGGTCagtgtgaaagagaaaaaaatggttaagTTTGAGATTACTGAAAATGTATATACATCCAATATGCAGATAAAAAGGGAAGATAGCATATCAAAAGGGAGAAGCAGCAGAGAGAGGTGGTTAAGAGGACAGGTTCTAGAATCAGACTACTTTGATTCTAATCTCTAACCCATCACttgtcacttcccctctctgaacctcagttcctTAACCTGTTAAGGTGGATAATAGTAAATCTTATATGCTATTGTAAGGATTAGATAATAGTTGTAAAGACTCAATACATGTTAATTATTTGATTGTGATTTGAGTTCAGGAGAAAGATCAGTGTTGCAGATGTGTATTTATAACTCATGGATGAGCTTACTTAAGGAGACTATGTACAATAAGGAGAGAAAGCAGCTATGGACAGAACCAGGGGAAGTTCAACATTTTAAGGAGCAGGAATCAGAGAAAGAACTAGTACACAAGAGATCAGAACCAGAGAGAACCAGAGATAATGACCTGTagtaaagaaaggagaaaaagttcAAGCTTCTAACGCTCAGCTAAGATCAAGTTATGCATATGTTCAGCAAATTTAGAAGCAAAAGATTGCTGTTGACCTTAATAAGAACAGTTTAAGAAGAATGATAGAAATATGGTTTGATAATAAATAGCAATGAGCTGAAGAATAAATAAAGCATTAGGAGATGGGCTGCAGTCTATTTTTTCAAGAGGCTTAGCTGGTAAATCCAGTTAACTAGCTAAAAATTAAACTTAACTGAAATGAACAGGATGGCAAACTTTAAAATACTATGGAATCATGGGGGACtttcttggtggtccagtggttaagaatctgccttccaatgcaggggacatgggttcagtccctggttggggaactaagatcccacatgccatgggatAACAAAGCCTGCATGCCAaaatactgagcccgtgtaccgcaactattgagcccgtgcgctctggagcccatgtgccacaactagagagaagcccatgctctgcaatgaaagatcccgcaagccgcagtgaagatcccgcgtgctgcaactaagacccaatgcagccaaattaataaaaaagaaaattatggaatCATGAGTGTAAGAGAATGCTAAAATAGTTTCTGAGAAGTATTAGAAtaaggaaaagaattaaaatcaaaagaattgGAATTGACAATTTTGAGTCAGGAAAATAAATGACTACTACTATACTACAGAAATCATTAAAATACTGATATATGCTCTGAAATTTGGAAAAGGAAGCACTGAAAGAAATACTGTTAGATAATTCTCATACCTCTTTATTTCTCCTAAAAGGCACCCTCAGTATTTCTTCCTGCTGTTCCAACTGTCTCAGGGTGAGGGGTTTAAATGGTGATCCTGGTAGTGACTGGCAAAATATGTCATTCACAGGAGATGCTCTGAATCTATTCAGTGAGAACAAAGCATTAAACCTAAGCAAACGACACTTTAAAGCATGtgtgcatttaatgtttaaaatattaaatccacATCCTACCTATATTTAGGATGACTGCACAAGAGTGGTGTCAAAATGACAACTTCATATTCACAAGTTGTAACTTCAGCTACTGAAAGAATTTCATGCTTAGATTCAGGATGACATATGTACATCACAGTACTTGATCTGGGCCGGTTCTGTTTCAAACTACAAGGTGTACCATTTCCCATTCCCACTGGATAGTAGGGTGTCATCTGACCTTCGATATTTTTAgtgggaatcttaaaaaaagagtaTAAGACAGACTTTTCATTAGAAATAGAGGTGGGGTGAGGATGGAGAAGCACTTATtctgaaaggaagaaaactacatttTATTCATAAACTAACATTTATAAAGGTAACATTTCTGTACTTTCTATAAGCTCTCCCTCtactattcttttcattcatatTCTTATTTGAGCAAATACATATTTTCAGAGCTAATTTaatacagaataaaagaaaatttttatttggtgCTAAAATTAAGATGTACACTTACATAAAAAAGGCTATAATAACATAAttaatatgaattattttcaaaagttCTAAATAAAGTGACTAAGATAAAATATAGAAACTTACTATACTTGGGCTGGTCAGAGCTTTCTTCACTAAACTCTCAAGTGAATGCCTATGTTAGAATTTAGATTCTAGAGATTTGAAGTTTGATTTGTCAAAAAGTAGGGCTACAGAGTTAACACTATGTTCTAAAACAGGAATCTAAATATTGTGCTGGTTCACTGATCTGCTTACTCTTCTTCCCTGTTATTAACAGACATACTTCTCAGCATATAAACTCCTGTACAAATCCATTCATGGCCAGCAAaagacagatgaagaaattttCACGGAATGGGGGAATAAAGGAGATCACCCCAGAAGACAAGGATTATTAAGGAGTTAGCTCCCATACTTTTATCGACATAAACACAAGAAGAATTAAATGGAAGGGCTTTAAAAGATATTGTTAATATCATCTCCAAGCAAGCTCTTTGGAGGCAGGGAGCTCATCTTGTATCACTTCGGTCCCAAAACaggcaataaataaatgtttccagGGGAAAGTATTTTGAGATTTCTTGTATGCTAGTTTCATCCTAGTGTCTAGAATTAGAAAATCCTGGGTTAAAATCCAAGCTTTGTATTCACTAGCCTTATGACTTTGACCAAATTTCAGTTTTTGTCATTCATAAAAGTAGAATAATAATATATACTCAAAGGCTGTAGGGAGAATTAAGCATTACCCTTTGTTACATGCCTGGCACAGCATCTGGCTTATGAAttggggctcaataaatgttagttttcttcCCTTAGCCTTTTCTTCCTATTCCTTGATCATTTCACACTTTGAATTCCATCTTGCTATCCTCCAgagccaaaaatattttgagataaatattttatctcaaaggtagtctgtaaaattaaaaccttttaaaatagcaATGCTGTGTGTGTCTATGCATAGCTTACCAACTCCCCCAAAGCCACCCTTTTAAGTTATGGGCATCCCTTTTAAGTAATCTTTAAGGCCTTTTGCCGTTTAACTTTACTTCTAATAAAAGAATCATTATGGTATGAAACCATTTATAGAAATATCCTCTACcaataagttatttaactttatgGAAATTCTTAGGATTCATAAAGCATTCCTTGAACCACAGGGGCATTTAAAAACTGTAACTGGTCACCCTAAGGAATAGTTCTTTTTAAACAATCCTATTTTTCAGTCATCAATTATGCATTCACATTCAATAAGCATTCATGAAGGGCCTACATTTTGTCTGGCACTCTGCTTTGCACTGTGgggtaaagagaaaaaagacagtcCCTGCTTTTAAGATGCTTGCAGTCTGGTAGCTTGTTATTTACATTTATGATTTATCTGTTTTACCCATAGGAAATAGGGtccaaacaacagaaaaaatgcaAAAGCTCCAATGTTGAACAGAGGGAAAGAACCACTGCGAAGCACAGAAGTGATATAATGCTGTTATAGAAACTTTCCCAGACACATCTttgataaattcatttatttttgtattatcttaaagtaaataaaagtattatagCATAACTTTTCTCATAAAAATCTAACATATTGCAAATTTTCTTGACTAAATCCTTTGAGGTAGTTGATAGATAAAGAACACATGGCTATATTCTGTCAATTAAGTTTTATAAATTCATGTCTAACAATAGATGTTAAGACTGAAAATCACCAATTATCACTTGCctcttttgatttttccttttcttccgcTTCTTGTTCTGTGGATTAATACAAAAGTAAGTTAAATAATGACCAGTGACTTATATACAAGATATAAATGACTAAGTTTTCATCAACTTTGTAATCTTAAACTTCTTTCTAAAGAaaacctggacttccctggtggtgcagtggttaagaatccacctgccagtgcaggggacatgggtctggtccctggtctgggaagatcccacatgccgtggagcaactaagctcgtgtgccacaactactgagcctgtgctctagagcccgtgagccacaactactgagcccgcgcgcctagagcccgtgctccgcaacaagagaagccaccgcaatgagaagcttgagccccgcaatgaagagtagctcccgctcaccgcaactagagaaaagtctgcgcacagcaacaaagacccaacacagccaataaataaataaattaaattaaataaaaataagacccaaAACATACACATACTTTTAGCTGGATTCCTTGAAATGGTTTCTTTTGAAAGAACAGTCATATTTAATCATTACATCTTTATTTAGGAAATACTGTATTTGAGGCATAAGAACTGGCCACGACAGTTTTCTTCTGAAGTGTTTTTATCTCAGTGAAAGGTTTAATCTTAAATGAGTTGACCAATTTGAATAATatagatgaataaaaatatttcataatttgagGGATACATCTACATGTCTATTTCCATATAAAAAAAGTTGTTTAAACCAAGCAAAAAACTAACACTATATAAATATAACACTGATATGTATGGCTCACCAGATTTTAAGAATTTATCAATAGGCAGAAAAAAAGCATAATGTTTGCTAAAACAGAAAGTAATGAAAAGATCTCTTTGAAAAAGTTTTCTATGGGATTGTTCAGAagtttattttagtgttttaaaattcatacaGTCTCcaagaaaatcttttaaattccAATTTGAACATATACTTTAAACCAAATACCAGCATTACTACTAAATTACTCTGCAGAAACAAACCTTTTTCGGATAGAAGATTCTTAGCCAACATATTCCCAAGGTAGTACTCGTGAATATTtactttctatatttaaaaataaaataaaaatatagtaagtatttggcaaatacatttttaaagaatacagtTTAAAACCATCCACCTCAttattaaagttttcattttataatgttctacatttcatattttgaagaaaaaaatacctgaccactttctttctcttcatggTACTGCCGAATGTGTTTTCCGTGACATACTTCGTAAGTCCAATAAGACTCAATCTAAGACAGATGGATGTATTTATGTACAAAAGCCACACAACTCAACTGAAttcctttttgatattttaagcAACTGAACATTTCTCTGAAGATTTACAGCAAGCTTTCATTAAATGAAAGTTATTATTATGCCTCAGAAAACATGAAATTACTGAAGCTTATTCATTGTTTTCACTAATTAGCTAAATGTGAAAATTCTATGAAGGAAATAGGTCTAAATATACCTGGGGTCTATAATAAACACCTGGCCAAGGGATCATTTTTTACACAGCCTAAAAAAATAACCATGAGcagtttttattaaaattgtatataaagAAACTTTCTTTTGATCTGAAAAACATTCAAAGCAGTTTGGTGATATTATTTGATAATTGATATTATTGGGTGTTTGCTGCATATACTATACAGgaatttaaatgaacaaaatactatTAAGCAACAGTTTAGTTTTACAACTAACTTAAAATGTGATACAagataataaagtaaaaagaaacagagaattaTTTTCAAGGGCCTATTGGCtgctggaaatttattttctagttaTCAAGTGAACATAAAATACATACTCTGTAGGAACAACTGCTCTGTTTAAATAGTGGCTCCAATAGCTCTCTTGGATTTGGGCCTTTAtaatccttttcttcttcctatgAAAGAATTAGAGTTTAATACAATTATTCTGGAACTTCACCCAACTCTGCTGTTTAGGTATTAACTCATTGGTCAAACCACAAATGCTTggaaataaaagggggaaaaaagtcaaaaCCTTTAATAAGATCCTATGGCATGCCACTTCTTTCAAAAGAATTGAAgtatatgcagcaacatggatggacccagagattttcatactgagtgaagtaagtcagacagagaaagacaactatcatataatatcacttatatgcggaatctaaaaaaaaaatggtacacatgaacttatttacaaaacaaaatagtcacatatgtagaaaataaatttatggctaCCAGGAGGAAAGCggtggggtgagggataaattgggggattggaattgacatatacacattactatatataaaatagataactaataaggacctactatatagcatagggaactctactcaatactctgtaatgacctatatgggaaaggaatctgaaaaagagtagatatgtatatctgtatacatatatctgtatgtatataatacatatatatatacatacatatatacatatatctgtatgtatatgtataattgattcactttgctgtacacctgaaactaacacaacattgtaaatcaactataatccaaaagaaaaagaattgaagtATAAAATATGGAGCCATAGAATAatcttccattctttcttctcttagaAAAAGGTTAAGTATCAGTTTCCTGAACAATTCTTATAAACCTACTTCAGAATTATTAAATGCTTGTATCCAAACAAATTCTATCTATGAAAGCCTCAGAATAGTTGAATCTTATAGAATACACTGGAAAGTTTTAATATACTTCTcagttttccatatatttttacatttcagaCTTGAATGCCATAAATACGTGTGTAAttgcatatgtgtgtatttgtgtcttAAGGTGGTTTAAAACAAGATAGCTGTCTTTCACAGATTTTAAGTCTGAACAAAACCTAAGAAACCTAAACTCACTGAGTTTaatacttccattttacagattgtgAAAATATTATGTAATTAGCTCAATAAACTTATTGAGTGGAGGAACTGAGTTTCAAATTTGTTCAAGGCTCCACAGCTAACTATAGCCTATACCTCAGCCTCCTGGCTCCTAGGCTGGTGTCCTTTCCATTTTACCATGCTGCCTCTCGTGTTTCATCTTGAAAGAAGTAATTGCCTTGAAGGATGGATAAGAGGCAGTTAGGGCATTTTAGGTGGAAGAAACGGGCATGAGCTAAGGTAGTAAGAAAGCACAAGGTACCTATAGATTTACTTATTAGCAATTCTTTATAAAAAATGTcacatacacatttaaaattttatcttgtttCAAAACCTTCATTTCTATAAAAGAAAGCATCCGTGGAGTTAGATTTTCATCTAAAACATTAATAACTGGTTGCTAGTTTTTCCAAGTTGAACTGTAAAACTCAAAGAATTCAGGAATAATAAGGAttactaacattgtaaatcactatacttcaataaaaagtgatTACTATATTTTTAGTAAGACAGGATAATTGAGAAACCTGtcactcaattttattttaaggtaTGGAGTtgcaatgttttaaataaatatctttggTGACAGGGATTATCAATGTATTTATAAAAACTTACCTCATCACCACTTGTCACAAGGGGAAgaatgcatttatatttttctttatgtgtagTTGTCATGATGACATAATTATCTTCTTTATACAAAACTCCAGTTGTAGgctagaaatagaacaaaaaaatgtacattaCTTTAGCTGATTAAACTGAACTATACTAACTTACAGTCCCAGGTTAAACTAATTCATCACTTCAACAGGATTTTTAAACATACTTGTAAAGGCAGGGAAAAGattctacatattttttaatgacaaaatgaAGATGACAAACTTTATCCTGGTGTTACAATGTaacagaaaataaggaacaaaaataaagtttggagtaaaaagaaaaaagtagtaatGCAACAGACTGAAGTTATAATACAGATTAAAAAGCAGTAAGAGGTGTCAATGTTCATGGATACATCATCACTGAATACTTATTACTCCTACTAACAGTTACCACCTATATATGAGAATTTACAGCACTTTATAAACATACTCTCAATTCTGTTGGATGGGACACCTGAACATAATATAATGTAGTAGTTTTCATATTTGGATAACATATGGTCTTTActgcaactactcaattctgcacTGTAGGAAGTAAGTGCACAGGCAATACGTAAATGAAAAAGCATGGTTGTAttctgagaaaacaaacaaatagctttacaaaaataaagtttGGAGTGGGCCAGCCCAAAGGTATAGTTTGCGGATTCATGGTATATATCAACAAAACTATCCTTAAAGCGGTCTACGGTATAAAACCAAACAAATTCACAAATCAAAATGAACCAATGTAATTCAAATGAACATTTCAATTAATATAACTGATATTATTTAACTAAAAAGAAATCTCTGCTTTGTGATAGCAAATATGTCACTAACTACTAAGGCAGAAGTTTTCAAAGTCTATGAGAGGTGTTCTCTGACAATTCAATTCTCTCTTAACTTTTCTCTTCTTACAGCATTGTAAACCCACTATACTATTTGGCTATCCCTGGTAAGGAAAGAACCACCCTTATTACATATCTCTGCTCTTTTCTCagtttaataaaaacaattcCTAACTATGATAAAACCAGTACTACTTGAAACTGATGTTATCTTAAACACAAATACAAATTAGGAGATGTTTTCCcaagacaataaaacaaaacaaaacggagCAGTAAATACTAGCTGTATTAGCTATATGACACTACCAAATTAAGTTCTTTACATTTATTGTCTGATTGATGCTCGAAGCAAGCATTGTACCCATCTCACcgaaaaggaaactgaagcccagggcTTAAATAATCTGTCCAAGGTAATATAGCCAGTAAGTAGCACAGCCCAGACATGAACCCTAGCAGACTGATT includes:
- the ERLEC1 gene encoding endoplasmic reticulum lectin 1 isoform X5; the protein is MEEGGGGARSLVPGGPLLLVLCGLLEASGGGRALPQLSDDIPFRVNWPGTEFSLPTTGVLYKEDNYVIMTTTHKEKYKCILPLVTSGDEEEEKDYKGPNPRELLEPLFKQSSCSYRIESYWTYEVCHGKHIRQYHEEKESGQKVNIHEYYLGNMLAKNLLSEKEQEAEEKEKSKEIPTKNIEGQMTPYYPVGMGNGTPCSLKQNRPRSSTVMYICHPESKHEILSVAEVTTCEYEVVILTPLLCSHPKYRFRASPVNDIFCQSLPGSPFKPLTLRQLEQQEEILRVPFRRNKEDKDSGKTSVVVGTWNQEEHIEWAKKNTARAYHLQDDGTQTVRMVSHFYGNGDICDITDKPRQVTVKLKCKESDSPHAVTVYMLEPHSCQYILGKYGSTFGYAMRKGGFPCYLSWLEFTELLRLNLQ
- the ERLEC1 gene encoding endoplasmic reticulum lectin 1 isoform X6 translates to MEEGGGGARSLVPGGPLLLVLCGLLEASGGGRALPQLSDDIPFRVNWPGTEFSLPTTGVLYKEDNYVIMTTTHKEKYKCILPLVTSGDEEEEKDYKGPNPRELLEPLFKQSSCSYRIESYWTYEVCHGKHIRQYHEEKESGQKVNIHEYYLGNMLAKNLLSEKEQEAEEKEKSKEIPTKNIEGQMTPYYPVGMGNGTPCSLKQNRPRSSTVMYICHPESKHEILSVAEVTTCEYEVVILTPLLCSHPKYRFRASPVNDIFCQSLPGSPFKPLTLRQLEQQEEILRVPFRRNKEEDMQSTKEERFPAIHKPIAVGSQPMLTVGTTHISKLTDDQLIKEFLSGSYCFHGGVGWWKYEFCYGKHVHQYHEDKDSGKTSVVVGTWNQEEHIEWAKKNTARAYHLQDDGTQTVRLNLQ
- the ERLEC1 gene encoding endoplasmic reticulum lectin 1 isoform X4, producing the protein MEEGGGGARSLVPGGPLLLVLCGLLEASGGGRALPQLSDDIPFRVNWPGTEFSLPTTGVLYKEDNYVIMTTTHKEKYKCILPLVTSGDEEEEKDYKGPNPRELLEPLFKQSSCSYRIESYWTYEVCHGKHIRQYHEEKESGQKVNIHEYYLGNMLAKNLLSEKEQEAEEKEKSKEIPTKNIEGQMTPYYPVGMGNGTPCSLKQNRPRSSTVMYICHPESKHEILSVAEVTTCEYEVVILTPLLCSHPKYRFRASPVNDIFCQSLPGSPFKPLTLRQLEQQEEILRVPFRRNKEEDMQSTKEERFPAIHKPIAVGSQPMLTVGTTHISKLTDDQLIKEFLSGSYCFHGGVGWWKYEFCYGKHVHQYHEDKDSGKTSVVVGTWNQEEHIEWAKKNTARAYHLQDDGTQTVRMVSHFYGNGDICDITDKPRQVTVKLKLNLQ